One segment of Cynocephalus volans isolate mCynVol1 chromosome 8, mCynVol1.pri, whole genome shotgun sequence DNA contains the following:
- the FAM43B gene encoding protein FAM43B, whose translation MLPWRRNKFVLVEDEAECKAKSLSPGLAYTSLLSSFLRSCPDLLPDWPLERLSRVFRSRRQKVELNKEDPTYTVWYLGNAVTLHAKGDGCTDDAVGKIWARCGPGGGTKMKLTLGPHGLRMQPCERGAAGGSGGRRPAHAYLLPRITYCTADGRHPRVFAWVYRHQARHKAVVLRCHAVLLARAHKARALARLLRQTALAAFSDFKRLQRQSDARHVRQQHLRAGGAAASVPRAPLRRLLNAKCAYRPPPTERGRGAPRLSSIQEEDEEEEAEDPEERERPEVLSLARELRTCSLLGAPAPPPPAQPGRWKAGPRERAGQAR comes from the coding sequence ATGCTGCCCTGGAGACGCAACAAATTTGTGCTGGTGGAGGACGAGGCCGAGTGCAAGGCGAAGAGCCTGAGTCCAGGGCTCGCCTACACGTCGCTGCTCTCCAGCTTCCTGCGCTCCTGCCCGGACCTGCTGCCCGACTGGCCGctggagcgcctgagccgcgtgTTCCGCAGCCGGCGCCAGAAAGTGGAGCTCAACAAGGAGGACCCGACCTACACCGTGTGGTACCTGGGCAACGCCGTCACCCTGCACGCCAAGGGCGACGGCTGCACCGACGACGCCGTGGGCAAGATCTGGGCGCGCTGCGGGCCGGGCGGGGGCACCAAGATGAAGCTGACGCTGGGGCCGCACGGCCTCCGCATGCAGCCGTGCGAGCGGGGCGCCGCTGGGGGCTCGGGGGGCCGCAGGCCGGCGCACGCCTACCTGCTCCCGCGCATCACCTACTGCACGGCGGACGGGCGCCACCCGCGCGTCTTCGCCTGGGTCTACCGCCACCAGGCGCGCCACAAGGCCGTGGTGCTGCGCTGCCACGCCGTGCTGCTGGCGCGGGCGCACAAGGCGCGCGCCCTGGCACGCCTGCTCCGCCAGACCGCGCTGGCGGCCTTCAGCGACTTCAAGCGCCTGCAGCGCCAGAGCGACGCGCGCCACGTGCGCCAGCAGCACCTCCGCGCGGGGGGCGCCGCCGCCTCGGTGCCCCGCGCCCCGCTGCGCCGCCTGCTCAATGCCAAATGCGCCTACCGGCCGCCGCCGACCGAGCGCGGCCGTGGGGCGCCGCGACTCAGCAGCATCCaggaggaggacgaggaggaggaggcggaggaCCCGGAGGAGCGCGAGAGGCCCGAGGTGCTCAGCCTGGCCCGGGAGCTGAGGACGTGCAGCCTGCTGGGCGCCCCGGCGCCTCCGCCGCCCGCGCAGCCCGGCCGCTGGAAGGCCGGCCCCAGGGAGCGGGCGGGCCAGGCGCGCTGA